The segment ATAACGGAGTAGCGTTTCCACCCGAGTATGAAGCGAAGGGTATAAAGGTCGGTTTAAGAGGCGAATGGTTAACGCTCGATCGAGTGGCAGAGGAGATGCTATATGCTTGGGCGAAGAAGAAGGATACGCCTTACGTGAAAGATGAGGTTTTTCGGAAGAATTTTCTCGAATCTTTAAGACCATATCTACCACCAGCTTATAGAGATGTAACGTTAGATGAGATAGATCTGTCTGAATTTTATAGAGTGATCGAAGAAGAGAAGAGGGCGAAAGAGTCTCTAAGTAAGGAGGAGAAGAAGCGTTTAACTCAGGAGCGAAAGAGGAGGCGTGAAGAGCTCAAGACGAAGTATGGTTATGCTATAGTCGATGGGATAAAGGTGGAGGTTTCGAATTGGATGGTCGAACCTCCCGGTATATTTATGGGTCGGGGCAACCATCCTCTTCGTGGCAGATGGAAAGAAAGGGTCAAACCAGAAGATATCATACTAAATCTTGGAGAAGATGCACCTATACCAGAGGGGAATTGGGGCGGTATAGTGCATGACCATACGAGTATGTGGTTGGCAAAGTGGGTCGATAAGATCAATCCGAGTAAGAACAAGTATGTCTGGTTATCTGAATCATCGTTTTTAAGACAATACCAAGATTATCTTAAGTATGACACAGCAGCGAAGTTGGATAAAAAGATCGATAAGATTAGGAGTACGATCAAGAAGATGCTCTATTCGAAGAAGAAGAGTGTAAGAAAAGTAGCTACCGTTTGCTACCTAATAGATACGTTGGCTTTGAGGGTTGGTGATGAGAAGGATAAAGATGAAGCCGATACGGTCGGTGCTACAACATTAAGGGTAGAGCATGTAAAGTTAAATCATAACAACAGTATAGAGTTTGACTTTTTGGGAAAGGATTGTGTGAGATGGCAGAAAGTTATAGAGAATCCCGATCCTCAACTTGTAGAGAATCTTAAAGAATTTATGAAGAATAAGAAACCACAGGATCTAATATTTGATGGTATTACATCTGAGAAAGTTAATAACTTTCTCAAAAGGTTTGATAAAGGGCTCACAGCAAAGGTCTTTCGTACATATTTGGCAACAAAGGTCGTTAAAGACTTTCTTGAGAAAGTAAATGATAAAATTAAGAATGAGGATGAATATGTGAAACTATACTATGCAAAGTTGGCCAATTTAGAAGCTGCTATAAAATGTAATCATAAACGGACACCACCGAAGAATTGGGAAGAGAGTATAAGAAAGAAAGAGGAGAGGCTCGCAAAACTCTTATCAACGAATCCTAAAACTGAGAAAGCTAAACAAAGATTGAAGCAAAGGATTGAAAAACTCAGGCTTCAATTAGAACTTGCAAAGGCGATTAGAGAGTATAATCTAAATACATCACTTAAGAATTACATCGATCCAAGAGTTTATTATAACTGGGCAAAACAGGTCGGATTGGATTGGAGGCGCATATATCCGAAGTCTTTACAAAGAAAGTTCATGTGGGTTGAAAGCGAAGTACCTTTGATCAGAGTTAAATGACCTTTAATATAAGATTGGTGTTATAATTAGCTGAATCTGCGAATCTCTTATCAGAATTCAAGTTTATGGGCTACCTTATTCTTAAGTAGATCTGGATTAAGTACGCGGTTCATTAGGCTGTAAGTCTGATCATAGGGTTAAATTCTAACCTAAATATCAAAGTATAAGTAAAATTCGTGAGGATGAGGTCTCATATCCACCTCCATGGCTTCTTTCTTCTTTAATTCGATGTACGTCTCTATAGCATCTTTACTAAAGATCGGTCTTAAGAACTCATGGTCACACTCTAAACACTCTATCGCCTCTCTCAAGCTCCCAGGCAGCTCTTTGATACCCAGCTGCTTTCTCCGCTCGGGTGTGAGCTTGTATATATCCTCATCGATAGGACCACCCATATCGATCTTCTTCTTTATACCATCTATACCCGCAGCGACTATAGCGGAGAAGCAGAGGTACGGGTTGGTAGATGGGTCTGGAGGTCTATATTCGATTCTCTTTTCATCTACGAATCTTTCGCCTTTGCGATATATTGGGATCCTAATACTCGCCGATCGATTCCCGATACTCCAAGCGATGTATACGGGGGCTTCATAACCCGGTACAAGCCTCTTATATGAGTTTGTCGTGGGTGCGACGATCGCTGCCAACGCTCTGCTATGCTCCATCAACCCTCCTCCAAAGTACCTTGCAGTCTGACTGAGCTCGGCATATTCGTCATTAGGATCGTAAAAGACATTTTCGTTACCCTTCCATAAACTTACATGAGTATGCATACCCGAAGCGTTATCACCATAGATAGGTTTAGGCATAAATGTCGCTACCTTACCTATCGAATGTGCAACATTCTTCACCACATACTTAAAGCTCATGACATTATCTGCCATATTTACAAGGTTATCGAAGCATAGGTTGATCTCACACTGACCTGCAGTGGCTACTTCGTGATGGTGCGCTTCAACCGCCATACCGAAGTACTCTTCCATCAATCTGGTACATTCATTCCGGAAATCCATGAGTGTATCTTGAGGGGGTGTAGAGTAGTAACCCTCTCTAAATCTCGTTAAATAATTAGCCCCTCCACTACTCCACGCACCTTCTTTAGACTCGATCGCATAGGTTTGGCCACGATATGGTGATAATGTATCCCAAGTAACACGATCGAAGACGAAAAATTCGATCTCAGGACCCCAATAAGAGTAATCATAACCTAGCTCGAGAATAGCCTGCTCAGCCCTCTGGGCGATGAGCCTTGGATCTCTGGAGAATCTACCTCGATCGGAGCCCCAATAAACATCACAGATGAACCTCGCAACCTTTAAATTCTCAGAGGACCAAGGTATCAAAGCGAATGTCGTTGGATCTGGGAGTAGAACCATATCCGATTCGTAAATTTCTGTAAATCCTTTAACCGCTGAACCATCGAGCTTCGGTATTCCGGAACGAAAGACCTCGATCTTAAATGTCGATGATGGTACCGTTACGTGATGAAATCTTCCAATCAGATCGGTAAATTGTAGATCGATGAATCTCACACCTTCTCTTTTGATGATATCCATTACTTCTTGAGCGGTTCTCTTTATTTGAACCAACCTACCCTCCGGATTTCTTACGTATGGCATACCATACACCAACTATAGCGAGGATCACTATACCATATCCTTTAAGAGGACATGTATATATATTTTACGTAATTTTTTGAACATATGTTAAAGAATGGTAAAAAGAAAATAACATTTATTCATGGATCAACGGTAGTCGAAAATCTTCTTTAATGATCGTTAAAACTACTTTTGTATTCGTCCGCTCTACAAATGGCATAGATAAGATCTTTTTGGTAAATGCGCTTAACTCTTGCCTACTTTTGAACTTGGCTATCACCATTGCATCAGATAGACCGGTCACATCATATACTGCACATGCATGTGGTAATTTAGCTAATTCAGCCTCCATCTCTAATAACTTACCTTTAGATACTGTAACTTCCGTTATGGCGGTAAGTTCGTAACCTAACTTTTCATAATCGATGATCACCGAGTACCCTTTTATAATGCCTAACGCCTCCAGCTTCTTCGTCCTTTTGAGAACGGTTCCTACGGAGAGACCGAGCTTTTTTGCGATCTCTCGAAAAGATTGTCGGGCATCACGCAGATACTCTTTTAAAATCTTTATATCGATTTCATCACATTCCGATCTTTGCATGTACGTATCCAGATATTTGAATATCATCTAGATATATAAACATAAAAGATTTAAGAGCCGTTAGAACTTATTTGTAAAAACCCAAAATTTCATCATCGATGATTAAGAGAATTGCATTAATTAAAAAAACAAAAAAGAAAGAAAGATGGGATAAAAATATGATTGATGTTGTGATTATTTCAGTAACTTTTCAAGTCTTCTATTAACTTCATCGAAGTTGACGATATTCCAGAAGGTTTCGACGAACTTTGCCCTATCATTCTTGTAATCGATGTAGTACGCATGCTCGAATACATCTAGAACCATCACTATTCTGAACATTGGATATACATTGGTATTGTGCTTTTCGATCTGCATTATCAACGGTCTTTGGGTTTGCATACAGTATGTAAGTGCAGCCCAACCGGAGCCTTCAACACTAATAGCCGCTTGAGTAAACTCCTTCTTGAACCTTTCAAAACTTCCGAACTCCCTTTCCAAGGAATCACCAAGTACTCCACCAGGCCTTCCGCCACCCTTGCCCGGAGGGGCCAGATTCTCCCAGAAGAGCGAATGAAGAACATGTCCACCTATATTCCATGAGAGTTCCTTCAATGTCGCTTTAATATCGATATCGATATTTTCTTTACGCGCATTATCCAACCTTTGTAGTAGTGTATTTGCACCATTCACATAAGCCTGATGATGCTTTGTATGATGGATCCTTAATTGCTCCTCAGACATGTAAGGCGCTAAATCACCGTACCCGTACGGCAGTTTAGGTAGGGTATAAAATTTCTCCATACGACAATCTCTCTGTAGAATCATACCATATATAGTTTACTGGTTTTTCTACAATAGCGCTAAAAGAGTAAGGTTATCAGTTATCAAGTTACCATCCGTATAAATATCCCTAAAGATTCGAATTTACAAGGCCAAAGAAAAGGAATTATAAGATTCGATATCATAGTTTTACAAGATGGTTTATGAATAAGAAGGTGATCGCGGGTACGATCGTGACGATCCTTACGATCGTCGTTATCGTTAATTTATTAACCCCTACAAAGCCTTCTTCACCAGATTCAACTTCTACAATCACACCCACGCCGCTACCTAATTCTACGAGTTCGCTACAAGTCGGTAAAGTAACCGTTCATTTTATCGATGTCGGTCAAGGAGATTCGATCTTCATAGACACACAAGGAAAGGATGTGCTTATAGATGGTGGCCCAAAGTCTGCTGGTGAGAATGTTGTAAGATACCTCTTGCACCTTAATATAACCCGCATAGATATTATAATAGCTACTCATCCACACGCAGATCATATCGGAGGGTTGATCGTAGTTATGCAGGAGTTCGATCTACGTGGCTATCCGATCATAACGGTTTACGATTCTGGATTTAAAGTAGATACCAAGATTTATGAAGAGTATATAGCCTTAGCTAAGAAACGAAATTTTGTAAAGGCTGAGAGGGGCCAGAGGATAGAGCTGGACAACATGAGTTGTATCACGATTTTAAATCCAACCCAACCCCCACCATTTAAAGATCCGAATGATAACAGCATTGTAGTTAGACTTCAGGTCAACTTGGTAAGCTTTCTATTCACCGGAGATGCGGAGAAGGATGCTGAGCGAAGCATCCTTGACGCTCAGTTAGAAGTGAAGAGTAATATTTTAAAGGTCGGGCATCACGGTAGTAGAACATCCACATCCTTAGAATTTCTAGATGCTGTGAAGCCAGAAGTCGCGATCATCAGCGTGGGCAAAGATAATCCTTATGGACATCCACATAAAGAGATTATAAATAGGTTGGTAGCTAGAGGTGTAAGGGTGTATCGGACCGATCTCGATGGTACGATCATCATATCTACAGATGGAGTTACCTATAGTGTTAGAAGTATAATTCGGCATTGAGATTCAGTTTAAACTTGAAATTTGATCGTTTTGTCCAGATTTCAGATTTAAATAATAATAATGGTGGGACTGCCCGGATTTGAACCGGGGACCTTTCGGTTTCTGCTTTCGATTATCAGCCGAACGCTCCTCGGCCCATTAAGGATAACCAAGCTGAGCTACAGTCCCACCGATAAATCCAGAACCTCTCCATCCTCCATTCTATATTTTTACCTTTGGACCTCTATAAAAATTATGCACCATCTATATGAGATGTTTTAGAAGTGTTATAGAAGAAGATTTCCGTTTAAGATCCTAAGAATAAGGCAAGGTTTAATTCCAAAGTACGGTTTGTCATAAGTGATGAGTGATGATAGATGGTAGATCTGCAAGGGTATAGGGGGCCCTCGTTAGAACTCCTTCACAGATCCCAAGTATCTGTAGGAGACTCGATTGTAGTAGAGACCGATGATGCCATTTATGAAGGGGTTCTGATGCCACGCTACGAATTCGCTGATGATCGGCATATTGTGATAAAGTTGAAGAATGGTTACAACATAGGCATTCACATTAAGAGAATAAAGAATATCGTTAGAAGGGCTAAGAAGGAGGATCTACATACCGTTACTCCCATCCCTGTATCTGTGAATCAGAATTTACCAAAGGTATCTATAGTGAGTACTGGAGGGACGATTGCGAGTAGAGTCGATTATAGAACGGGTGGTGTGTATCCGGCACTTTCAGCGAGTGATCTATACACATCGGTACCCGAGCTTTCTCAATATGCCCAAATAGACGCAGAAGTCTTATTCAATATCTACAGCGAAAATATCGAAGTTACGCATTGGGAAGCGATGGCGATGAAGGTTGCGGAGAAGGTGAGAGAGGGTTTTCACGGCGTAGTTATAACACATGGTACCGATACGATGGGCTATACATCGGCTGCATTGAGCTTCGCCCTTCTAAATGTGCCTATACCAGTAGCTATCGTAGGTTCACAAAGATCGTCCGATAGACCATCTTCAGATGCCGCCTTGAACTTAATAGGTAGCGTAGTTTTGGCTGCAAGGGCGCCATTTTCAGGGGTTTATGTGGTGATGCACTCGAGTATGAATGATGATACCTTAGCGGTTCATCTGGGCACCAGAGTGAGGAAGAACCATACAAGTAGAAGGGATGCTTTCGAATCTATCGATACCCCACCCGTTGCATATATCAAAGATGGGTCGTTGGAGATGGTCTTGAATAATTTACCTTTAAGAAGGGATGATCGTGAGTTTAATCCGAGAGCGAAGTTCGATCATAGGGTCGCCCTGTTAAAATTCCACCCGGGATTCGATCCATCGATCATCGAATATTTAACCGATCGAGGTTATAGAGGTATCGTACTTGAAGGTACTGGACTGGGCCATGTGAGCAATAAATGCTTCCCAGCTTTAAGAAAAGCCATAGATAGAGGAGTATTGGTGATGATGACTTCACAGTGTATCTGGGGTAGAGTGAGGATGACGGTTTATGAAACTGGGCGTGACCTTCTCAACATAGGCGTGATACCATTGGAAGGTATGCTCCCCGAAACAGCGTTGGTAAAGATGATGTGGGTTTTAGCCCATACGAGCAATGAGGAGGATGCGAAACGACTTATGTTGACAAACCTTGCAGGAGAGTTTATAAGTCGTTCACCATTAAAGAGGAGGTTTAACGATGGCCTTTGATCCTGAAGAAATCGGTTTAAAGGTAGGGTTAGAGATCCATCAACAATTGGCCACCAAAAGTAAACTCTTCTGTGAATGTAGTAACCTCCCCGAGTCAGATTTCCAATTTAATTTTATCAGACGGCTTCGACCGACACAGAGTGAATTGGGCCAGATAGATCCTGCAGCACTCTTTGAATTCAAGAAAGGTATGTCTATCAAATATTTGGCGGGGAGTAAAAGTGCATGCTTGGTCGAGGCTGATGAAGAGCCTCCCCACGATATCAATAAAGAAGCTATAGAATCTGCGATCTTGATCGCTCTGATGCTAAAATCGAATGTGGTGGATGAAATACATGTTATGAGAAAGATTGTGATCGATGGTTCCAACACTACAGGCTTTCAGAGAACCTTCATCGTAGCTTTAGGTGGTGCATTACAAGTAGGTAATAAAACGATACCTGTACAAACGATATGTCTTGAAGAAGATGCGTGCAGACTTTTAAATGAAGGGGATAAGAGTCGTGAATATAGTTTAGATCGATTGGGCGTACCTTTGATAGAAGTCGCCCTAGCCCCTTTCACTGGCACACCTCAAGAAGTACAAGAAGTCGCCCTAGCTTTAGGGAGGTTGCTGAGATCTACAAAAAGAGTGGCTAGGGGGCTCGGTACCATAAGGCAAGATCTTAATATCTCGATCAAGGGCGGGGGTATCGTAGAGGTCAAGGGTGTACAGAAGCTCGATCTTTTGGGAAAGATCGTCGAGTTTGAGGTCCATAGGCAATTGGCACTGATCGAAGTTGGTAAGAGATTGAGAGATAGTGGGTTGACACCGAACGATTTTAATGAGGATTTTGTAGATGTGAGCGATATCTTCAAAGGTACGGGCTCTTTGATATTAAAGAGAGCTTTAGAGCGAAGGGATCTAATAATCGCTTCAAAGCTTAAGAATTGTAAAGGTTTGTTAAAGTATGAACCATATCCGGATGTCAGGCTCGGTAAAGAATTGGCCGATCTTGTTCGATTCTATGGTTTAGGTGGCATAATACATTCAGACGAATTGCCCAACTATGGTATAAGTGAAGATGAGATAAATCGAGTTAGAGAAAGGTTAAGGCTAGATGATGAAGATGCATTCATCATCCTGATCGGTTCAGAGTATAGTGTTCAAGAAGCGTTAAAGGCTGTAGTGAATTACCTTCGTGAAGTAATAAAAGGTGTGCCATCAGAGACTAGAGGCCCTACACCCGATGGTAAAACAAGATTTACCCGACCTAGACCCGGAGCGGCAAGGATGTACCCTGAAACCGATATCCCTCCATTCCAAGTATCTGAAGAACTCATAAAAAGATTATCCCTTCAGATCCCCAAGCCCTGGCAAGAACAGGTGGAGGAGTACAGAGTGAAGTATGGATTAAGTTATAAACTCGCGCTACAGCTCTATGACTCCGATTACGTAGATATCTTTAATGAATTGGTATCGATGACAAGGATTTCGCCCAGCTTTATCGCTACCGTCCTACTGGAGATTTTGGTCAATCTCTCTCGCTCGGGCTTTGATACCTCTCGGATCGATGAAAGAATCTTAAGGAGTTTATTCAAAGCTTTGGATGAAGGAAGGATCTCGAAGGAGGCTGTTCAAGAGATTTTAGAAGTTATAGCGAAGGGAGAGGTCGATAGTGTAGAGTCAGCTATCGAAAGGTTAAAGCTCTACCCAATTTCTGATGATGAATTAAAGAGTATCATCGATAAAACCATCCAGGATAATTTGAATTTAGTGAAGGAAAGGGGTGAACATTCATTCAGCATTCTAATGGGAAGAGTTATGAAGATTGTGAGAGGGAGAGTAGATGGTCAGAAAGTGAGTATGGTATTGAAAGAGAAGATTAAAGAGGCCATGCGTATTTAATTTATGTAAACAGTTTTATTTTCAAGTTACACAACTACACACCAACAAGTTTCTCCATAAACTATATAAGTTATTTTTTACATATTTATTTACATATGTCTGAAAGTCGTGTGAAGATTAGAATTAGAACTGGTGCAAATGAAATTGAAATAGAAGCACCGTCCTCAATCCTAAAGGATGCTGTAAATTTAATCCCAGAAATGTTACAGAAATTACCTGAGTCTCAACCGCACCATGTCTTTAGAGAGCCCGCTCCACAACAGACCCCCTCACCTACCGTGACCATGGGCTCACCCATACCTGAAATAAAGGTAGAGAAGGACGATTCGTTGACCGATATAATCATAAGGATCTTTAAGGATCCGTGGGGGCGTACACCTCGTAAATTGAGTGATGTCCGTGCTGTGTTAGATTCTTACGGACTAATCTACCCTAAGCAGTCTGTGGCGGTCGCTCTATTGAGATTGGCACAGGCCGGTAAGTTAAGGAGGTTTAAGGGAGAAGGGGGAGAGTATGTTTATACTGCTTCTACAGGTCTTGCGGTAGATGAGGCAGATTCGGCACCTACGACCTAAATCTTTCAATCGGACCATTTACTCAACCATACTAGAATCATAACAAG is part of the Nitrososphaerales archaeon genome and harbors:
- a CDS encoding DNA topoisomerase I, giving the protein MSRKKRWTTLVHNGVAFPPEYEAKGIKVGLRGEWLTLDRVAEEMLYAWAKKKDTPYVKDEVFRKNFLESLRPYLPPAYRDVTLDEIDLSEFYRVIEEEKRAKESLSKEEKKRLTQERKRRREELKTKYGYAIVDGIKVEVSNWMVEPPGIFMGRGNHPLRGRWKERVKPEDIILNLGEDAPIPEGNWGGIVHDHTSMWLAKWVDKINPSKNKYVWLSESSFLRQYQDYLKYDTAAKLDKKIDKIRSTIKKMLYSKKKSVRKVATVCYLIDTLALRVGDEKDKDEADTVGATTLRVEHVKLNHNNSIEFDFLGKDCVRWQKVIENPDPQLVENLKEFMKNKKPQDLIFDGITSEKVNNFLKRFDKGLTAKVFRTYLATKVVKDFLEKVNDKIKNEDEYVKLYYAKLANLEAAIKCNHKRTPPKNWEESIRKKEERLAKLLSTNPKTEKAKQRLKQRIEKLRLQLELAKAIREYNLNTSLKNYIDPRVYYNWAKQVGLDWRRIYPKSLQRKFMWVESEVPLIRVK
- the glnA gene encoding type I glutamate--ammonia ligase — its product is MPYVRNPEGRLVQIKRTAQEVMDIIKREGVRFIDLQFTDLIGRFHHVTVPSSTFKIEVFRSGIPKLDGSAVKGFTEIYESDMVLLPDPTTFALIPWSSENLKVARFICDVYWGSDRGRFSRDPRLIAQRAEQAILELGYDYSYWGPEIEFFVFDRVTWDTLSPYRGQTYAIESKEGAWSSGGANYLTRFREGYYSTPPQDTLMDFRNECTRLMEEYFGMAVEAHHHEVATAGQCEINLCFDNLVNMADNVMSFKYVVKNVAHSIGKVATFMPKPIYGDNASGMHTHVSLWKGNENVFYDPNDEYAELSQTARYFGGGLMEHSRALAAIVAPTTNSYKRLVPGYEAPVYIAWSIGNRSASIRIPIYRKGERFVDEKRIEYRPPDPSTNPYLCFSAIVAAGIDGIKKKIDMGGPIDEDIYKLTPERRKQLGIKELPGSLREAIECLECDHEFLRPIFSKDAIETYIELKKKEAMEVDMRPHPHEFYLYFDI
- a CDS encoding Lrp/AsnC family transcriptional regulator, with product MIFKYLDTYMQRSECDEIDIKILKEYLRDARQSFREIAKKLGLSVGTVLKRTKKLEALGIIKGYSVIIDYEKLGYELTAITEVTVSKGKLLEMEAELAKLPHACAVYDVTGLSDAMVIAKFKSRQELSAFTKKILSMPFVERTNTKVVLTIIKEDFRLPLIHE
- a CDS encoding superoxide dismutase is translated as MEKFYTLPKLPYGYGDLAPYMSEEQLRIHHTKHHQAYVNGANTLLQRLDNARKENIDIDIKATLKELSWNIGGHVLHSLFWENLAPPGKGGGRPGGVLGDSLEREFGSFERFKKEFTQAAISVEGSGWAALTYCMQTQRPLIMQIEKHNTNVYPMFRIVMVLDVFEHAYYIDYKNDRAKFVETFWNIVNFDEVNRRLEKLLK
- a CDS encoding MBL fold metallo-hydrolase; its protein translation is MNKKVIAGTIVTILTIVVIVNLLTPTKPSSPDSTSTITPTPLPNSTSSLQVGKVTVHFIDVGQGDSIFIDTQGKDVLIDGGPKSAGENVVRYLLHLNITRIDIIIATHPHADHIGGLIVVMQEFDLRGYPIITVYDSGFKVDTKIYEEYIALAKKRNFVKAERGQRIELDNMSCITILNPTQPPPFKDPNDNSIVVRLQVNLVSFLFTGDAEKDAERSILDAQLEVKSNILKVGHHGSRTSTSLEFLDAVKPEVAIISVGKDNPYGHPHKEIINRLVARGVRVYRTDLDGTIIISTDGVTYSVRSIIRH
- the gatD gene encoding Glu-tRNA(Gln) amidotransferase subunit GatD, which produces MVDLQGYRGPSLELLHRSQVSVGDSIVVETDDAIYEGVLMPRYEFADDRHIVIKLKNGYNIGIHIKRIKNIVRRAKKEDLHTVTPIPVSVNQNLPKVSIVSTGGTIASRVDYRTGGVYPALSASDLYTSVPELSQYAQIDAEVLFNIYSENIEVTHWEAMAMKVAEKVREGFHGVVITHGTDTMGYTSAALSFALLNVPIPVAIVGSQRSSDRPSSDAALNLIGSVVLAARAPFSGVYVVMHSSMNDDTLAVHLGTRVRKNHTSRRDAFESIDTPPVAYIKDGSLEMVLNNLPLRRDDREFNPRAKFDHRVALLKFHPGFDPSIIEYLTDRGYRGIVLEGTGLGHVSNKCFPALRKAIDRGVLVMMTSQCIWGRVRMTVYETGRDLLNIGVIPLEGMLPETALVKMMWVLAHTSNEEDAKRLMLTNLAGEFISRSPLKRRFNDGL
- the gatE gene encoding Glu-tRNA(Gln) amidotransferase subunit GatE produces the protein MAFDPEEIGLKVGLEIHQQLATKSKLFCECSNLPESDFQFNFIRRLRPTQSELGQIDPAALFEFKKGMSIKYLAGSKSACLVEADEEPPHDINKEAIESAILIALMLKSNVVDEIHVMRKIVIDGSNTTGFQRTFIVALGGALQVGNKTIPVQTICLEEDACRLLNEGDKSREYSLDRLGVPLIEVALAPFTGTPQEVQEVALALGRLLRSTKRVARGLGTIRQDLNISIKGGGIVEVKGVQKLDLLGKIVEFEVHRQLALIEVGKRLRDSGLTPNDFNEDFVDVSDIFKGTGSLILKRALERRDLIIASKLKNCKGLLKYEPYPDVRLGKELADLVRFYGLGGIIHSDELPNYGISEDEINRVRERLRLDDEDAFIILIGSEYSVQEALKAVVNYLREVIKGVPSETRGPTPDGKTRFTRPRPGAARMYPETDIPPFQVSEELIKRLSLQIPKPWQEQVEEYRVKYGLSYKLALQLYDSDYVDIFNELVSMTRISPSFIATVLLEILVNLSRSGFDTSRIDERILRSLFKALDEGRISKEAVQEILEVIAKGEVDSVESAIERLKLYPISDDELKSIIDKTIQDNLNLVKERGEHSFSILMGRVMKIVRGRVDGQKVSMVLKEKIKEAMRI